Proteins from a genomic interval of Desulfofustis limnaeus:
- a CDS encoding YqgE/AlgH family protein — MVSEKAPVIDTLTGSFLISTPQMPDPRFEEQVIYVCAHSHEGAMGVAINKPSPFFSLDEVLRNANLPIPKKALPPVHIGGPVELESAFILYQSDYQAEHRLEISPTISLSRETKILEDIAHDRGPERYLFLLGYAGWGPGQLEAELLADGWLTLPADDHIIFDVADDEKWRMAAMLYGIDISTFGDMIGYA; from the coding sequence ATGGTTTCCGAAAAAGCTCCGGTGATCGATACCCTGACCGGCTCCTTTCTGATTTCGACGCCGCAGATGCCCGACCCGCGCTTCGAAGAACAGGTGATCTATGTCTGTGCGCATAGCCACGAAGGAGCGATGGGCGTGGCAATCAACAAACCGAGCCCCTTCTTCAGTCTTGACGAGGTATTGCGCAACGCCAACCTGCCGATCCCGAAGAAAGCGTTGCCGCCGGTACATATCGGCGGACCCGTTGAGCTGGAATCGGCCTTCATTCTGTATCAGTCCGACTACCAGGCAGAACATCGTCTCGAGATCAGCCCGACCATCTCGTTGTCCCGGGAGACCAAGATTCTCGAAGACATTGCCCATGATCGCGGCCCGGAAAGATACCTGTTCCTGCTGGGCTATGCAGGGTGGGGACCGGGACAGCTGGAAGCGGAGCTGCTGGCCGACGGCTGGCTGACCCTGCCGGCTGACGACCATATCATTTTCGACGTGGCCGACGACGAAAAATGGCGCATGGCGGCGATGTTGTATGGGATCGATATCTCCACCTTCGGCGACATGATCGGCTATGCCTGA
- a CDS encoding YkgJ family cysteine cluster protein yields the protein MDERSLLFTCQRCGSCCHGETTVSLDESDQQRMINHLGLPGEIVGQRYWRVTGRTVQMRIVEHRCIFYRDGCTVYPGRPWRCAEWPLVRAILIDEANFTAISDSCPGINKDLSYPEFCAILKRLLDAKEADQGPPG from the coding sequence ATGGACGAACGTTCATTGCTCTTCACCTGCCAGCGTTGCGGATCCTGTTGCCATGGGGAAACCACGGTATCGCTCGATGAGAGCGATCAGCAACGGATGATCAATCATCTGGGGCTGCCCGGCGAGATCGTCGGTCAACGCTATTGGCGGGTAACCGGACGAACGGTGCAGATGAGAATCGTCGAGCACCGGTGCATTTTTTACCGTGACGGCTGCACGGTCTATCCGGGACGACCATGGCGTTGCGCCGAGTGGCCGCTGGTCCGTGCGATCCTGATCGATGAAGCGAATTTCACCGCCATCAGCGATTCCTGTCCCGGGATCAATAAAGATCTTTCCTATCCTGAATTTTGTGCCATCCTCAAACGGCTGCTGGACGCAAAAGAAGCAGATCAAGGTCCGCCGGGATGA
- a CDS encoding 23S rRNA (pseudouridine(1915)-N(3))-methyltransferase RlmH: MKIELLLLGKTKESYIEAGIKDFSKRLRHFVPLELVHLKEKRYTNRSDHEIMALQSAVFNQAIGPDSYRVVLDRTGRAMDSEELAVLIGSLMDRGVKKAVFIIGGPLGVAPEQLAAADLVLSLSRMTFTHDLARLLLLEQLYRAFSIRAGTKYHK; encoded by the coding sequence ATGAAGATCGAACTGCTCCTGCTCGGCAAGACCAAAGAGTCGTATATCGAGGCGGGCATCAAAGACTTCAGCAAACGGTTGCGTCACTTCGTTCCTCTGGAACTCGTCCACCTCAAAGAAAAACGGTATACCAATCGCAGCGACCACGAGATCATGGCGCTGCAGAGCGCGGTGTTCAACCAGGCTATCGGTCCCGACAGTTACCGGGTGGTGCTCGATCGAACCGGCAGGGCCATGGACTCCGAGGAACTGGCCGTGCTGATCGGTTCGCTTATGGACCGCGGGGTGAAAAAGGCGGTCTTCATTATCGGCGGTCCTTTGGGCGTGGCTCCCGAGCAGCTGGCTGCGGCCGATCTGGTGCTGTCCCTGTCGAGGATGACCTTTACCCATGACCTGGCCAGGCTGCTGCTGCTGGAACAATTGTACCGGGCTTTTTCCATCCGGGCCGGCACGAAGTATCATAAGTAG
- a CDS encoding class I SAM-dependent methyltransferase codes for MDIKQLVRVRNISADAEDQRLTQQLAQRLLLPELFGDDTETPFFLAFTNGRLSLFSRADKAPPKPLCVDFLTGPLGYRSLRDRRINQPLAKAVGIKAGIRPRVCDATAGLGEDGFVLASLGCQVTMIERSPIIWALLDDGLRRAASDRLLGPVVSERITLLQGDAVVILSGSSGQYDTIFLDPMYPETQRSALNKQKMRTVRTLVGDDADSCYLLTAARQARPSRIAVKRPARAPTLSPHAPTYAITGKSCRFDVYLPPYL; via the coding sequence ATGGATATCAAACAACTCGTCAGGGTCAGGAACATTTCCGCCGACGCTGAAGATCAACGGCTGACGCAGCAGCTGGCACAACGGCTCCTGCTCCCGGAACTGTTCGGAGACGACACCGAGACCCCATTCTTTCTGGCCTTCACCAACGGTCGCCTCAGCCTGTTCAGCAGGGCTGACAAGGCGCCGCCAAAACCCCTCTGTGTCGATTTCCTGACCGGTCCACTCGGGTACCGCAGCCTCCGGGATCGTCGGATCAATCAACCGCTCGCCAAAGCGGTCGGCATCAAAGCGGGCATCAGACCCCGCGTCTGCGACGCCACCGCCGGCCTCGGCGAGGATGGCTTCGTCCTCGCCTCGCTCGGCTGCCAGGTCACCATGATCGAGCGTTCGCCGATTATCTGGGCGCTTCTGGATGACGGCCTCCGCCGGGCCGCAAGCGATCGGTTGCTCGGCCCCGTGGTCAGCGAACGGATCACCCTTCTGCAGGGCGACGCCGTCGTCATACTGAGCGGATCCTCAGGACAATACGACACCATTTTTCTCGATCCCATGTACCCCGAGACACAGCGATCGGCCCTCAACAAGCAGAAGATGCGCACCGTGCGCACCCTGGTCGGCGACGATGCCGACAGCTGCTATCTGCTCACCGCCGCTCGCCAAGCGAGGCCTTCCCGGATCGCCGTCAAACGCCCGGCACGTGCTCCGACGCTGTCGCCGCACGCACCGACCTACGCGATCACCGGCAAAAGTTGTCGATTCGATGTGTATCTCCCGCCCTACTTATGA